A DNA window from Synchiropus splendidus isolate RoL2022-P1 chromosome 2, RoL_Sspl_1.0, whole genome shotgun sequence contains the following coding sequences:
- the cdkn2d gene encoding cyclin-dependent kinase 4 inhibitor D, translating to MVQSQMDVGKALTAAAARGDTAGVQRILEDSRVHPDTLNEFGRTALQVMMMGSPQIARLLLKKGANPNVQDRHGIAPVHDAARTGFLDTLQVMVEFGASVNIPDKNGALPIHIAIWEGHREVVEFLAPRSDLKHCNASGQSAIDVARASNMPDMIDLLR from the exons ATGGTCCAGAGTCAGATGGACGTCGGTAAAGCGTTAACAGCGGCGGCAGCCAGAGGAGACACCGCAGGGGTGCAGCGGATCCTGGAGGACAGCAGGGTGCACCCGGACACGCTCAATGAGTTCGGCAGAACAGCTCTGCAG gtgatgatgatggggaGCCCTCAAATCGCGCGTCTACTCTTAAAGAAAGGGGCAAACCCCAACGTCCAGGATCGGCATGGCATCGCTCCGGTCCATGACGCAGCCCGCACCGGGTTCCTGGACACACTGCAGGTCATGGTGGAGTTTGGGGCTTCGGTGAACATCCCGGACAAGAATGGCGCCTTGCCCATTCACATCGCCATCTGGGAAGGTCATCGTGAGGTGGTGGAGTTCTTGGCACCACGCTCTGACCTCAAGCACTGCAACGCCAGCGGGCAGAGCGCCATCGACGTGGCGCGGGCATCCAACATGCCCGACATGATTGACTTGCTCAGATAG